The Cucurbita pepo subsp. pepo cultivar mu-cu-16 chromosome LG18, ASM280686v2, whole genome shotgun sequence nucleotide sequence aatattaagtTAAGGAATGATTTAAGACAATCAGATTGCCTACTACAACTTGAAACCTTGGTagtaaacaaattaaaattagacaATAATTGAGGGaattataaattgaaacaaattaaattatttaaaaaaaggcATTAAGGCAACGTGTTATGAAGAGGATATTGTAAGAAAATGGAGGATGAGGTATTGGATCCAGAAGTGATAAGCTTCGGTCCCaactcaaaaattaaaaatattattatttagacaGATTCCTGTGGTCCCATTTTCCCCAtgcttttctgttttttattggtcaaattttaaataataattcttttttaattttgtcctGATTGATTCGGAAGTCATACCTCGAATCTGATGCAATGAACGAGGAACCTAAATTGAACcatcaatttccttttttttttcttttttaaaaaataaaataaaatattagtttattttcaaaattgctAATTTCTTGTTGGAACTTTCCTCCCATCAGTACGCTAaagattttctctttttcccttttccttttttctcacATATAGcttttttaattccatttataattttcaattaccttaatttttatttaaattttatatcaataataataattcaatgtccctttattttcatatacTATAGAAattctgtcttttttttttatatatgacgtaacatattttctttttgttatttcacCTTTCATTTTCGTGTTCCAGTGATAATTATAACAAATTGagtaccaaaagaaaaaaaaaatcggtgttttgttctttcctAAATAGAAGTAAAGAAAGGTgagaacaaatatttatattttttttaaagataaggATCTAATATAAATCTTATCCCGATTTAAACAATGGTTACgtcatatataataatattgaattttttaaattaaatcaatccAAATATAGAGATTCCTCATTGATGGAAGTATATTCCCTCCCAACTCACTTTCAACGTCATccctatttaatttttatttttattttagtccctaaattttagatttattaatccttttcattttaaaaattgtgggtttattttaatttttgaaataaaaaagaatgatctttttaattcttatatttagtttttttaacaaaaacaaagtgacttcgtgaaaaaatataatatatatatatatatatatatatgtgtatatgtatatatatatctatacaCCGAAGAGTATGGTGAATCAACCACATCACCCACCCAAACAAAACAAGTCATGTCACAAAGTGGACAATTAGATCTCATTCAATTTATGGATAAACACAACCCTTTGATGATGGGAAAGGAATCATTTGCCCCTCTCCCACTTCCTTGGATGGGTGATTGACACGTGTCACCTACTATAATACTTCAAATCCACcacaatcaaatatttttcgatttgactcgttacgtgtTGTCGctaacctcacgattttaaaaaaaacgtcTGTTAacaagaggtttctacacctttatgatgaatatttcattctcctctccaaccgatgtgggatttcacggTTTACTAGTACTGGATTTGAGCAATTATACTTCCAAACTCTCAATCTCTCAAtcctctatttattttttttttttcatttttttaaataaaattaaaattaatttaatgaaatttctttCCGATATACTAAAATTTGATTATCGAAATatgagtttaaaataaaatattaagacaATCCATCCATGCAAATTATCTAATAAAGTTTTGCATTCAATGTCAACAAAAATGGTTGATTgacctaaaaataaatcacaTGGCATGTTTTATATGGTCCCCTCTTCTCTCGTTCCTAAACTATTGAAAAGCATTCGGTTCTAtatgcataattttttttctcaatatcTTTAAtgctttaataaataattgacaaCACACGACTATTCGACAATAATACGTTAGATGTTATTCGATCATTTCTATAatcttaaatatattaatagaatttaaaattaaattaaattaaatatatatcacGAAAGTGTCCATCAACTTCATATATCTAGATTTTATAAAAcgactcttaaaaaaaatacgtaAAATGAATAATTGGAAAGaataatctaaaatatttttatataaattataatttttttattatattagtgTTAATAATCCTAAAATTAGTATATTGGTAATTTTGAGTTAAACTCaaacaataataacaacaataaaaaaataataattcattcaTCTATGTGACATaaatttttctattatatttattactataattataaaaacgGTGGAGACAACAACAACCTAACAACATAACAACACATATAAGGGACATAATTTGACatgttttatattaaattttaaatttttttcagaattttcaaatgtattacgactttgaaattatttttagaacaagaaatatttttttgttaaaatatataaatgatgaaaattaaCACGTCagcacaaaaattaaaaaaaaaaaaatgaatgtaaCATTATTTATAGACGTCAACATGatgttataaatattaaataaaacaaaaaagtatcaaatattatttctaaaataaaatttaaaaattataataaaataatttcataataggATTTGGGTCACATCTTAAACCtacaaaaacataataataataataataataataagaagaagaacttGAATGGTTACTTTCTTTACTTAATCCCGAGGAAAAGGTAGCACTTAGTGTGCTTCCCATTAGTTCCCTAATACAtgaatcattaattaattaattaattaaaacttttttaaggCATATAACTTGCATGCCaacactatttttatttatttatttatttttggtatcCAAATAATCTTTTAGAAAGAGGTTTGTGTTGTCTTTAATATCCCTTTTCCCTAAAGGAAATCCTTTTTAGTTACCttataagtttaattaaaatttaaaatttatataagtattttatgaatttaaggaaaataaaattaaagaaaaaattaggtAAAGGGAATCTGAAGAGGATAAGgatgaaagcaaaagaaaaaagagagaagataaTAGGGGAGAGAgaattttagagagagaaagttagagagagaaatttagagagagaaagagaagggagGGTATGATGGCCCACAAAGGTTAAGGGATGTGCCTTCCTTACCCTACAAAGCGTGCTCCTTTCTAATCCAATTCACTGCCCACCACACCACTTTTATAATGCTTGctgtctttcttttcttttttcttttttcatttttaaaaaataaaaattatattttttttgtcttctttcttttttcccacCACCTTTTGTCTTTCTTTCCTAAGATTTTCTCATTCAATCTCAAACACATTCTCTCATCTATATGTCCCTTCCCTTCTCCCATCTCCCTCCTCACcacttctctctcctccaaaCCCCCCAAATATACACCTAAAAccgagatcccacgtcgattccAGAGAGAAACAAGTGTCTGCAATAACACTAAATCTCGAGgttagattgtgagatctcatatcgattagAAAGATGAACAAGTGTCAAAGAAAACATTTACCCCGAAAGGAccggattatgagatctcacatcaattagagaaagaaacagaacatCTTTTTTATAATGGTATGAAAACTTGTTTAGAGAAAGACAACcgtcaaaaaaaatattttaaatatattttttgattCTCCATCCCCATTACAACAAGTGGCACCTCTAAATCAGTTCCTCTAATTGTCCCACTCTAACTTCCATCCATTTATTGCCACCTAGCTAAAATATAAATCActtatttacattatttttttaagtggCTCCAAACCTACCAAAACTATAGTAAAATAATTGCACATATAATTAGAGTATACGAGATATCAATATGATTGATAATTATGTTAATTGATTACCCTTTTATTAAgtataatcaattaattgagaATTATATGCTACTcaaatatgaatattaaattaattataattaaaaatacatttcatttaacaaattattttactaACCAATTGGGACAGTTTTGGTAGctaaaaagacaaaacacaaatttcaaaatcggaaattataaaattggaGAGAATCatacaaatttatataaaataatgtttaaaaaatgcGTGTTACAAATGCATAACGTCAATACTATGATGTAATTATCTTAAGTAATTGCCATTAAAAATACATCAATCGCTTATCATTTGTGAATCTAAACCCTATCTGACTGTTAAGGGTCAATAGGAAATAGGGCATGTGCATAACCCACATGGACAACCATGCATGTCACAAggacattaaaaaattatgatttgaGATAAGACCTtagttaattataatatttttaatacatgtctttttttattaaataatagaataatGAATGCatctatataattttttattatttatcattttcgGCGGGAGAGAGTTAAATTACCTCTCTAATTGATCAACATGATTATGGATTTAGTacgacaaaaaagaaaaaaaaatattttaattctcataataaaaagataatagGACGAATTTGATACTTAATAATGAGttgatttatttagaaaaaaaatggagaatattAGTAACACTTCTTGAAAGGGACTATCCAATTTGTATTTAAGAATAAACTTTTGtggtaatttttcattaaaaattcaCACTACCTCATCACACCTTTCTAAGCaaattactatatatatatatatatatatatataattaattaattaattattttttattataccaTCAAaacttaatttctaaaaatattctGAGTGGGCCAtcttccaagaaaaaaaaaaaaaaaaaaaaaaacccaataaGATTACTTCTCTATTGAGTTTCCAACCCccaaaagaatataatataaaataatctaacaatattttcaacacTTCATATATTTGTCCTATTCTATGaatgaataaattttatactaGGTTGTCACACCCCATGAATTTATTCCACTATTTGATTAATATATGTCTCTTCTTATcgtaatattgaaatttaaatttttaaaaattaagttgaatattcgattatatttttatttttgtttataattgaAACAAGAGGTAACGAAGATATGGAAGGATTTTCAGTCCGAGTTTGACTCGGTGGCATCTCTAGTTCACTCGACCGAAACCGAAAGAGAAGgattaaataaaagagataAAGGATGAGCAGGCcaacatataaaataaaatggagagGAAGTGAGGCATGTGGGTGTGATTTGGGATGAGGAATTGTTGGGGTTagggatatatatattatatgaagCTTTTGAAGGAAAGCGATGTGGGAGGAAGTTTCCCTTTTTTTCAATCCCAAATCTATAGCTATGAGTTGCTTAGTTTTGTCATCCATTTCTggttacattttcttttccttttccatttctttttactGTAATCATAACTCTCAACCCcataaaaacaagaacaaaaaattcgAAGCTTTTGAAAGCCTTgtaaaagatgaagaagatgaagcagcaaagattgaatcaaaatgatggaatGTGAGGCCAAAGTGTTTTGTTGTGTACAGTGAGTGATTCAATCCAAATCATGAAAGTTGATGTTTGTGAATAATTTAATGGAAGgaaggaggaagaaagagaaagcatAAAGTTTCCACCATTGATGCATATCTTGAAAGCTTCCAAGAGCTGTCTGGAATATCTTGTTCACAGGCATGCATACAAACTGGCTCATGTTTAGGACTgtcatttgtttttattatcaaTACTTTCCTGGCCCCCAcctccctcctcctcctccctccGCTCATTCcggagagaaacaaaacattctttataagagtgtagaaacatctccctagatatgtaacaggccaaaacgaaCCATATTTGTGAGCAGTGGGTTTGATCTatttcaaatggtatcagaaggtggattgtgagatcccacgtcggttgaagaggagaacccACGTCTCTCCCTagatatgtaacgagccagaacagacaatatttggtaGCGGTGGAACCATCCTTATACAATAATACAGCCTGATACCCAATACAATCTTTATACCATACTTTacaactctttctttctctctctctcttttatgtCACCAAATATATAGAACACATTCCAAACCAGCTTTCTTATTGCCTCTGCCTCCTCCACAGCCTGTCAAACCTGAATTATTAGCACCAGGGATTCTAATTTTATAGTCAGAGGCTGTTTGCTTTACTGTTTCTTCCAAAGCAAACCAAAGGGAAGGGATATTTTTGGTGATTTGATTGGAGGCTTTGTTCATATTCATCAGGGAATTGGAAACTGGAAACTGGAAACTGGATTTGTTTTGATGCCCACCAAAGCTTTGGCTTTGGCATGAAGAACACAGAAGAAGAACATGTTCAATGATCATCATCCTCCTGGCTGCTCTTTCTCTATCAGGTCAATCCCACTTCAAATCTCTTCACTTTTTCATATCCAAATCTCTACTTTTGCTGCAGATTCGATGGGTTTGTTTAAATCCCAGAAGAAAAACGAATCAAAATGCTTCTAAATTTGCTGGGATTGCTCAATTATCAGTGATTTTAACCAcaaatcctctgtttttctctgtCTTAACCCTTCTGAGAAATTCATCTGATAGAGCACATTTTAAAGGGCTAGGAAGAACCACCTACtagatctctctctctccatcaccaaaagattgaattttgcaATTTGAACTCATTACTTCCTTGATGCATGCCTTAATTTTGCCTTAGACAGTAGAAATTGGTGAAGTAGACTCTGTCTCCATCGACATCTCAGTGGCTGTACACAATTCACACCCACCCCACTTAATTGTCAAACATAACTTTTGGCTAAATTTTCTTTGTGGGTTTCAAGAATGTTTTGTCTTTGTAGTCCTACATTATTTTTGATACCCATTTGGTTTCAGGCATGGGAACAAGACTTGAACCCACTTTCAATCCTTTACCCAACTCTGCCCACACTACCAACACCTTCATAGTTCGAAGAGTGCATGAGTGGCACGATTTTCAGAGCTCAACAACAAGGCTTCCCCACAAATTCTATACTTCTGCCATGACTGGATCACTTGACAAGATGCTGCAAAAAGGAGATGTGGATGCCATAAGAAAGACAATGCAGGGGCATGAAGATGTGTTCAAGAATCAGGTAAGATAGAGTTTATAGGCGTTTGTTGAAGCAAAACtggttgaatttgaatatatgGCTTGCAGGTGAAGGAACTCCATCGGCTGTATAGTGTTCAGAAGATGCTGATGGAAGAGGTGAGGAGAAAATCAATGAACCATTTGCAGTTCAAAAACAGGGAAAATCAAACAGAACAGAGCAGTGGAGGGGGACTGATTTTGAAGCTTCAAAGCTTGAGATCAGATGATCCGAGCAGTGGGAGCTGTTCTGGAGACAACATGAGAATAATGTCAAGAGGGTTTGATCTTGAAAGGCCTGCAGAGGAGGACATGTCGACGGGAGTTAGCGCTGTCGACGAAGACCGAGCCGGGCCAAGCAAGATGAACACAGGTGATGGTTGTGAAGAGGAAGACAGTGATGTTGAGCTAACTCTAAGCATTGGTGGTAGTGTCAGGAAGAAGAGATCAAAATCAGAAAGAGGTGAAGAATGCAGTGACCCAAGCACACCCATGAGCAGCTCAAGTGGTACATGTGATCAGGAAACAAAACGGCCACATTGGCTGTTCCAAAGTTTAAAGCTCAAGTAGAAGAAGCTGATAACAAGAACAGGTTCacaatattaacaaaattttatccAATTGAGATTCTAATAAAAGGGATGTCTGAGATGCCCATTTGTGGCTGCATATACAACTCTTGTTTTTCTATACTCTTactccatttccatttctttctccGAAAGGCAACCGCCTAAGCcaaccactagcagatattgatattgttctctttacacttttcaagttttaaaacgcgtctactagagagaaattttcacacatttataaagaatgtttcattcacctctacaatcgatgtgagatatCATTCGGGAGATGCCAATACAAAGGGAAGGTGGTGAAGGGATGAAAAAGTGGGATATGGGGGAAATGACTAGTTGCTTGCTTTGTTGACCAGATAGAGCTATAGAGAGACAGAGATGACATGATGATGGTGCTTAAAGTTAATGCGATCACTACTCAACGTGCGTGCTCCTCCGTACGTAACCCATTTTGTC carries:
- the LOC111779630 gene encoding uncharacterized protein LOC111779630 isoform X2; the protein is MIIILLAALSLSGMGTRLEPTFNPLPNSAHTTNTFIVRRVHEWHDFQSSTTRLPHKFYTSAMTGSLDKMLQKGDVDAIRKTMQGHEDVFKNQELHRLYSVQKMLMEEVRRKSMNHLQFKNRENQTEQSSGGGLILKLQSLRSDDPSSGSCSGDNMRIMSRGFDLERPAEEDMSTGVSAVDEDRAGPSKMNTGDGCEEEDSDVELTLSIGGSVRKKRSKSERGEECSDPSTPMSSSSGTCDQETKRPHWLFQSLKLK
- the LOC111779630 gene encoding uncharacterized protein LOC111779630 isoform X1; protein product: MIIILLAALSLSGMGTRLEPTFNPLPNSAHTTNTFIVRRVHEWHDFQSSTTRLPHKFYTSAMTGSLDKMLQKGDVDAIRKTMQGHEDVFKNQVKELHRLYSVQKMLMEEVRRKSMNHLQFKNRENQTEQSSGGGLILKLQSLRSDDPSSGSCSGDNMRIMSRGFDLERPAEEDMSTGVSAVDEDRAGPSKMNTGDGCEEEDSDVELTLSIGGSVRKKRSKSERGEECSDPSTPMSSSSGTCDQETKRPHWLFQSLKLK